The sequence below is a genomic window from Deinococcus terrestris.
CTCGTCCAGCCGCCCGGTCAGGTGGGCATAGCGGTCCAGCGTGGCTGCGCTCAACTCCCACTCCGCCCGGCGCGAGGCCGTGAGCCAATGGTCTGTGTTCCCCTCGGCCAGCCGTGCCAACCGCAGCAGCCCGCCACGCACCCACCCCAGCAACTCCAGCGCCCGCACCCGCTCGCCGCGCTTTAGCACGTTCACACCGAAGACCAGCCAGTTCAGCAGGCGGTCATGGAGGAGTTGTGCCTCCGCTCGCGGTTGCAGCCTCTCCTTCGCCACCAGCGCCGTGAGGTGGGCAGCGAGGCGCCCATCCCGGTCCTTGAGCAGCATGACGGCGGGGTTAATGTTCTCGTTGGGCCAACCTTCCACCTGCGAGAGCGCGGTGTCCGGCTCGGCGTGCAGCTCCACCCGGATCAGGCCGTCCATCACGGCATTCGGCGTCCCGAAGTCGTTGAGCACGAAATGCCGCACCGGGGCCACCCCCTCCAGCCAGGCCCGCACGTCGAAGCTGGGTAGATCGGCGGGTGAGAGAAATACGTAGTACTCCAGGTCGCTGAAGGCGTCAGCGGTGCCCTGGGTGAAGCTGCCGTAGGCGAGGGCGTGCCCGATGCGCCCGTCCGCCCGGATCGCGGCGCGGATGGCCCGGTCCAGCTCGCGCTGCGTGGGGGTCACCGGACGGTGGGGAGGCATGGCGCGAGTGTAGCCGCCCCTCAATCCACATCCACCCCCAGCCCCGGCTCCTGCCACAGCACCACCATCCGCCGCACCTGCTGGGGCAGGTTGCGCCCGAGGCTGAGGGGTGGCAGGTCGTCCGGCGAGAACCAGCCGCTCTCCAGCGTCTCAGTGTTGTCGGGGTGCGCGGCCACGTCCTCCAGCAACTCGCAGGCGATGAAGACCTTGTAGACGGCCCACAGGTCGGGCGGGTGAGGATGCTTTTGCTTGTCGAGCAGCGCAAGGAGCCGCACCGCCTGCACCTCACGTCCCGTCTCCTCCCGAACTTCGCGCACGGCGACCTCGCGGGGGCTGTCACCGGGGTCAGCCCAGCCGCCGGGCAGGCTCCACAGCCCGTCGGCCCGCTCACGCGTGAGCAGCACCTCGCCTGCCCCGTTCAGCACGACGGCCCGCACGTCCACCTTGGGCGTGAGGTAGCCGCGCTCGACGCTCAGCAGACCGTGAACCTCCCCCGGCGTCTGCCCGGTGCCTTCGGCCAGCAATCCAGCAGTGAGGGCGAGCAGGCGCTCGAAGCGCTCTCGGTCGTAGGGGTCGCGGGTGTAGGTCAGCCCGGCCTGGGCGATGGACTGGAGTTCGCGGAGCTGGGCGAGGGAAGGCATGGCCGAGCGTATATCCTCGCCCCATGCGTCTGGTCCGAATCGAATATGGGGGCGCCCCGCAGTGGGGTCAGGTTGCAGGAGACACGGTCCATCTCACACGCGGCATGGGCGGCGAGCGGACGGGGGAGACCGCGCCGCTGTCCGGTACCCGCCTGCTTGCCCCCGCCGAGCCGAGCAAGATCGTCTGCGTGGGCCGCAACTACGTCAACCACATCAAGGAACTCGGTAACGACACGGGCGAGCTGCCGAAGGAGCCCGGCATCTTCCTCAAGGGGCCGAACGCCCTGGCCGCCGAGGGCGAGACGGTGGCCTATCCGGAGTGGACCGAGAACTTCCACTTCGAGGGCGAACTCGCGCTGGTGATCGGGCAGCAGGCCCGCGACCTGACCCCGGAGAACGCGCTGGAACACGTCGCGGGCTACACCTGCGGCCTGGATCTCACTGCCCGCGACCGCCAGAAGACCGACCTGCAATGGTTCCGCGCCAAGGCCGCCGACCGATTCTGCCCACTGGGACCGTGGCTGGAAACCGCGTTGGACCCGTCCGACGTGCGCGTCGTGACCCGCGTGAACGGCGAGACGCGGCAGGACGGGCGCACGAGCCACATGATCTTCGACGTGCCCACCATCCTGACCTACCTCACCCGCTACGTGACTCTGGAACCCGGCGACGTGGTGCTCACCGGCACCCCCGAGGGCGTCGGGCCCCTCTCGCGGGGGGACGCGGTGGAGGTCGAGGTGGAGGGCGTCGGGGTGCTGACCACGCGGATCGGCTGAGGCGTGGGGCACAGCATGCTGACTCCCCTCAAGGAGGGCTGCCCGCGAGGCTGCTGGAGAGGCCCGCACGCAGCGTGACCGCTCCCCCCACCCGCCCCCCAGCATCGGAGGGCCAGCCACGATTTCCCCTCCCGCCCCCGCGCTAGCCTGAGCCCGTGCCCCACAACCTGCCCCTTTCCCGCGCGGCGGCGCTGCTGGCCCTGTCCCTGGGGCTGGCGGGCGCGAGTCCGGCGACCGACCTGTACGACTCCGCGACCCAGGCCCTGGAGACGCGCTATTTCGGCTGGGCGACCGCCGACCGCTCCGAACTCGCCCGGCGTTATGCCGATGTGCTCGCCGAGCGCTGCGCCCCCCAGGGTGACGCCTGCGACTACGCCACCGCCCGCACGGTGCTGGGCGAACTCCTGACCGAACTCGGCGACCCCCACACCAACGTCCGCGACCCGGAAGGCGCCGAGCGGCTGCGCGAGGTCAGCGAGAACCTCGCCGTGCCCCGAACGGGCGTGCGGACCGCGCGGGTGGTAGGGGGCCTCCTCGTCGTCTCGGTGACTCCCGGCAGCCCCGCCGACCTCGCGGGCGTGCGGAAGTTTGACCTGCTCACCCGCGTCAACGGCGAGGTGCCCGGCAAGGACGCTGCGGGCAAGAACCTCCCGCTGGGGCCGAACGAGTTCGTCACGCTGGAGCGCCGCGCCGCCCCCCTCTCCGTGACCGTGCGCCGCGCCGGGGTGCCCGACCGCGACCTCACCCTGACGACCGCCCCGCTGCAAGCCCGCGACGAGCCGACCCTCGGCTGGGTGGAGTCAGAGGGTAGCGGACGGGTCGCCGTCATCGACTTTCCCAGCTTTCTGCCGCAGGACAGCTCCGAACTCTTCCTGAAGCGGCTGACCGAGGCGCAGGCGGGCGGGGCCTCGGCCCTCGTCGTGGACCTGCGCTACAACGGCGGCGGCTCGCTGGGGGAGTGCGTGGCGGCGGCGAGTGTGTTCGCGCCCGTGGTCTACCAGTCGCGCTGGCAGGGGGGCACCTCCAGCTACGGCGGCGTGCGTGGGGAGGAGGTTCGGGCGGCGGTAGCGAGGACAGCGGCCCCGACCCTGAACGTGTGGCGCGGCCCGGCGGCGGTGCTGGTCGGGCCAGGCACGGCGTCCTGTGCGGAGGTCTTCTCGCACTTCGCGCGGGGAGCGGGGGCGGTCGTCGTCGGGGAGGCCACGCGCGGCGTTGGCAACAGCGGGGTGCAGTTCCTGCCACTGCCGGGCGGGAATCTCCTCTCGCTGACGGTGCTGCGGGCCTTTGACGCGGCGGGAGAGCCCCTGCCCGCGGCCCTCACGCCCGATGTGGCGGCCCCGACCGACCTCACCGCGCTAACCACCCGGGGCGAGGACACTACGCTCGCGGCAGCGCTGCGGCGGCTCGCGGCGGTGGACGGCGGGCCATGAGGAAGCGTGTCCGGCCCAGCGAGATGGTGACCCTTCGCCGCGTTTCCCGCCTTCGGCGGCCCATAGACTAGACTTCAGGCAGGAAGTCCCACCTCACGCCGCCCTGCCCGGCCCTCCTTCTCTGCATCCCGGACCCCGCACGACTTCGCCCCGTCCCACTCTCGGACACCGACACAGGGGGGAGCCTCCATGAACCGATACGACGACCGCGCCCGCCTCGTGTTTCACTACGCCCGCGAAGAGGGCAACCGCCTCGGGCACGCGATGGTGGGTCCCGAACACCTGCTGCTCGGCCTGATGCGCGAGGGCGGCACCGCCGCGACCATCCTGACTGAGTTCGGCGCTTCCCTGGACGGCCTGCGCCGCCGCGTCGAGGAGATCATCGGCCGGGGCGAGGGCAACCGCCTCAACGACGCCCCCTCCATCACGCCCCGCGCCCGTCGGGTGATGGAACTCGCCTCCTCGGAGGCCCGCAACCTCGGCGCCCAGGTAACCTCCACCGAACACATCCTCCTCGGCATCATTCGCGAGGGGGACGGGGTGGCCTTCCGTATCCTCCAGGAACTCACCAAGGACGTGGACACCATCCGCTGGCGGGTGCTCGCGCAGGGCGAGGGTGGCGCGTCCGGCAAGGCGGCCAAGCCTGTCGCCACCCCGTTCCTCGACGAGTACGGCCGCGACCTCACGCAGCAGGCCCGCGAGGGCAAGCTCGACCCCGTGATCGGCCGCTCGGAGGAAATCCGGCGCGTTACCCAGATTCTCACCCGGCGCACCAAGAACAACCCGGTGTTGATCGGGGACCCCGGCGTGGGCAAGACCGCCATCGTGGAGGGGCTCGCGCTC
It includes:
- a CDS encoding NUDIX hydrolase — protein: MPSLAQLRELQSIAQAGLTYTRDPYDRERFERLLALTAGLLAEGTGQTPGEVHGLLSVERGYLTPKVDVRAVVLNGAGEVLLTRERADGLWSLPGGWADPGDSPREVAVREVREETGREVQAVRLLALLDKQKHPHPPDLWAVYKVFIACELLEDVAAHPDNTETLESGWFSPDDLPPLSLGRNLPQQVRRMVVLWQEPGLGVDVD
- a CDS encoding fumarylacetoacetate hydrolase family protein — protein: MRLVRIEYGGAPQWGQVAGDTVHLTRGMGGERTGETAPLSGTRLLAPAEPSKIVCVGRNYVNHIKELGNDTGELPKEPGIFLKGPNALAAEGETVAYPEWTENFHFEGELALVIGQQARDLTPENALEHVAGYTCGLDLTARDRQKTDLQWFRAKAADRFCPLGPWLETALDPSDVRVVTRVNGETRQDGRTSHMIFDVPTILTYLTRYVTLEPGDVVLTGTPEGVGPLSRGDAVEVEVEGVGVLTTRIG
- a CDS encoding S41 family peptidase produces the protein MPHNLPLSRAAALLALSLGLAGASPATDLYDSATQALETRYFGWATADRSELARRYADVLAERCAPQGDACDYATARTVLGELLTELGDPHTNVRDPEGAERLREVSENLAVPRTGVRTARVVGGLLVVSVTPGSPADLAGVRKFDLLTRVNGEVPGKDAAGKNLPLGPNEFVTLERRAAPLSVTVRRAGVPDRDLTLTTAPLQARDEPTLGWVESEGSGRVAVIDFPSFLPQDSSELFLKRLTEAQAGGASALVVDLRYNGGGSLGECVAAASVFAPVVYQSRWQGGTSSYGGVRGEEVRAAVARTAAPTLNVWRGPAAVLVGPGTASCAEVFSHFARGAGAVVVGEATRGVGNSGVQFLPLPGGNLLSLTVLRAFDAAGEPLPAALTPDVAAPTDLTALTTRGEDTTLAAALRRLAAVDGGP